Within the Salinimonas marina genome, the region GATGCCGGATGCGCCAGCGTTTTGTTTTCACTGGCCAGTGCGGCGGCGGTGACCTGGGCAATCATAAAGCCGCTGTTAACCCCGCCATTATCAACCAGGAAGGCGGGCAGCCCGCTTAAGCCGCTGTCGATAAGCAATGCCATGCGCCGTTCTGACAGCGCGCCAATCTCGCTTAAAGCAATGGCCAGGTTATCCGCGGTCATCGCCACAGTTTCTGCGTGAAAATTGCCCCCGGACAAAATTACCTCGTCATCGGCAAACACCAGGGGGTTGTCAGAGACCCCATTGGCCTCGGTTTGCAGGGTCTGGGCAGCAAAGCGTAGTTGCTGTAACACCGCCCCCATCACCTGCGGCTGACAGCGCAAGGAATAGGGATCCTGAACTTTCTGGCAGTCCTGATGCGAATCCCCAATGGCTGAGTCTTGCAGTAATTCGCGAAACAACAAAGCTGTATCGCTTTGCGCCTGATGACCGCGAACTTCATGAATGCGGCCATCAAAGGGAACCCGTGAACCCAGCGCGGCGTCCACACTTAGGGCGCCGATACCCAGGGCACTCAAATAAGCACTTTCGGTGAAAAACAACCCCTGTAACGCCAAAGCGGTGGAAGCCTGGGTGCCATTTAATAACGCCAGGCCTTCTTTGGGGGCCAGTGTCATCGGGACGAGACCGGCGGCCTGTAAGCCTTCCTGGGCGGGTTTACGCTGCTGGTTAATTAGCACCTCCCCTTCCCCTAACAGCACAACGCTCATATGCGCCAGCGGCGCCAGATCGCCTGAGGCCCCCACCGAGCCTTTGACTGGTATAGCAGGCCAGATTTGCGTGTTGTACAGGGTGATGAGCGCTTCAATAACGTCCAGTCGAATACCCGAATACCCCCGTGCCAGCGAGTTTATTTTAAGCAACATCAACAGCCGTACACACGACTCACTCATCAGCTCGCCAATACCGGCGGCATGGGACAGCACAATACTTTTTTGCAGTAGCGCCAGCTCTTGTTTTTCAATGCGGGTATTGGCCAGTAACCCAAAGCCGGTATTGATGCCATAGACCGTGCGGCCTTCCTCGACCACTTTTTGCACCAGTGCACAAGAGGCCTCGATAGCCTGGTGGGCCTCCCTGGCCAGTTTAATCGGCCGGTGCTGGCGCAGGCATTGGCGGCAATCATCCAGGGTCAGCTGGCCGGGGTACAATATAAACGGCGCCGTCATTATTTTTGCTCCTGCATCGGTAAGTCCAGCCCATGTTGCTGAGCGCATTGCCGGGCCAGGTCATAGCCGGCATCAGCATGTCGCATAACGCCGCTGGCCGGATCGTTATGTAATACCCGGGCGATGCGCTCATCGGCTTCGTGGCTGCCGTCACACACAATCACCATCCCGGCATGCTGACTAAAGCCCATGCCCACGCCCCCACCATGGTGCAGACTTACCCAGGTGGCCCCACCTGCGGTATTCAGCATCGCGTTTAGCAGCGGCCAGTCAGACACCGCATCAGATCCATCCAGCATGGCTTCCGTTTCGCGGTTTGGCGATGCCACCGACCCCGAATCAAGATGATCGCGGCCGATGACAATCGGCGCGCTGAGGATCTTATCCCTGACCATTTGATTAAATGCCAGTCCTAATTTTTGCCGTAAGCCCAGCCCTACCCAGCAAATACGGGCGGGCAGTCCCTGAAACTGAATTCGTTCCCGGGCCATATCCAGCCATTGATGCAAATGGGTATCATCCGGGATCAGTTGTTTTACTTTGGCATCAGTGTGATAAATATCCTGCGGATCCCCGGATAATGCTACCCAGCGAAATGGACCTATGCCCTGACAAAACAAAGGACGGATATACGCTGGCACAAACCCTGGAAAATCAAATGCATTATCTACCCCGGTTTCCATGGCCATTTGCCGGATATTATTGCCGTAGTCCAGGGTGGCAGAGCCATTACTTTGCATTTTTAACATGGCTCTGACCTGGTCTGCCATCGACTCCCTGGCGGCCTTTACCACTGCATCAGGCTCTGTTTTTCGTAATGCTTTGGTTTTTTCCAGACTCCAGCCTTTTGGCACATAGCCATTTAGCGGATCATGAGCACTGGTTTGATCGGTCACCACATCGGGGGTGACTCTATTTTCAAGAATTTGTTGATACACTTCGGCGGCATTGCCCAGTAAGCCGATAGAAACGGGCTGATTATTACGCAGCGCCGCATTGAGCATTTCCTGCGCCTGTTCCCAGTTATGGGCTTTTTGGTCCAGATAGCCACTGGCCAGCCGAAAATCAATGCGACTTTCATCAACCTCCACGGCTATCATCGAAAACCCTGCCATTGTAGCGGCGAGTGGCTGAGCGCCGCCCATACCCCCGAGCCCGCCGGTCAGAATCCAGCGCCCCCGACTATTGCCATTAAAATGGGTTCGGGCCACGCTCACAAAGGTTTCATAGGTGCCTTGTACGATGCCCTGAGAGCCTATATAAATCCACGATCCGGCGGTCATCTGGCCGTACATCATCAGTCCTTTACGATCCAGTTCATTAAAATGCTCCCAGGTCGCCCACCGGGGCACCAGGTTGGAGTTGGCAATCAGCACCCGCGGCGCATTGGCATGAGTTGGAAACACCCCCACCGGTTTTCCCGACTGAATCAACAAGGTTTCGGTATCTTCAAGGCGCTGCAATACCTCCACAATTTTGTCGAATGACTCCCAGTCCCGGGCGGCCCTGCCAATGCCCCCATAAACCACCAGCTCATCGGGGTGTTCCGCTACCTGCGGATCCAGATTATTCATAAGCATGCGCAGTATTGCTTCGCATTGCCAGCTTTTTGCCGTAAGCGTGGTGCCGGTAGCAGCTTTGATGGAGCGTTCTGGTTGATAACGGCTCATAGGGCCTCCTGTGCGTCGCTAAAGTTAAGGTGACTACCCAGCCGATACCGGGCGCCTGGATGAGTTAAGGTAGCAATACTGACGATGCCCTGCCGGCAGAATGTGCGCCGGTGGATAGTAAGACAGGCCTCGCCAGGCTCGATATCAAGCAGCTGTGCGGTGGGGGCATCAGCCAGATGCGCTTCCACACTATGATCAGCTTCGGTAAGCGGTGCTACCCGGGATAAGTACGCATTCACCGAGTGCGATTGCAGCTGCTGCTGTAAAAAGTCCGGAGCCAAATCGGGATTAACCCATCGTGTCTCCAGCTGTACTGGCTGATGATTCTGCCAGTGCACTAATTGACAATAATACAAGGATTGCGGCGTGCTCAGCCCCAGAAACCCGGCTATTGCACTGGTTGCGGGCCGGGCCTCATGAGCCAGAACCTGCAGACGGTAGTGCTGATGGCGAGCTTCAATTTCCTCTTTTATGCCGGTGATGGTAAGCAGCGAACTCATGGGCCGCTGGTCGCTGACAAAAGTTCCTGCCCCCTGCGCCCGTGCCAGAATGCCTTCATCCACCAGCTCAGTAAGCGCCCGGCGTGCGGTCATACGGCTCACCTGGTGCACCCCGGCCAATTGGTTTTCAGAGGCAATTTTATCGCCCGGCCGCAACTGCCCAGTCTCTATCTGATGCAGCAGCGCCTGTTTTATCTCTACAAACCGTGGTTGCATGCGTGGCCCTTATGTTAATTTTATGTTACTTTAGCGAAATGAACTTGTATATACAAGTAGCATCTGTCCGCGCAGAGTAAACTTCACAGGAGCAAACTGCATGGCCGTAACTCTTATCGACAATGTCAATGTGATGAGCATGGATCCCTGCCAGACTGACAATGGCATCGAGCGTCAGACTCAGCTATGGATACAGGATGATAAAATTCTGGCGGTGGGCTCACCGCCAGCGCCGCCGCCAGTGCCGGATCATCATATTGATGGTACCAATAGGTGGGCGCTGCCCGGATTTATTGATTGCCATACTCATCTGGTGTACGGCGGCAGCCGCGCCGATGAGTTTCGTCAGCGGTTGTCAGGAACCAGTTATCAGGACATTGCCCGGGCCGGCGGCGGTATTCAAAAGACCGTACGCGATACCCGCAATGCCGGGGCTGAAGAATTATTGCAGCACAGTCTGCGTCGGGGCCGGCGCCTTATCGAAGAAGGGGTTACCACACTTGAGATAAAATCCGGTTATGGGCTGGATCAGCAAACCGAGCTAACCATGCTCGAGGTCGCGGCCAGGCTTGGATCCCAGTTGCCGGTTAATGTGTCGCGCACCTACCTGGGTGCTCATACCCTGCCGCCTGAGTTTGAAGATGATGCCGATGGCTATATTGACTTTGTCTGCCACACCATGATCCCCACCATTGCTGCGGGCAAGCACGCCACTGCCGTCGATGTATTTTGTGAAACCGTAGGCTTTACCCGGGCCCAGGCCGAACGGGTCTTTGCGGCTGCACAACAGGCCGGCCTGGCCATTAAGCTTCATGCTGAACAGCTATCTGACAGCAAGGGGGCAGTGCTCGCCGCGCAATACCAGGCCTGCAGTGTTGATCACATTGAGTACCTGGCCGCCGACGATATCCCTATGCTAGCGAAGGCCGGGTGCGTGGCCGTGCTGCTACCCGGCGCATTTTATTATTTAAGAGAGTCGAAGAAGCCGCCGGTTGCCGCCCTGCGACAACACCAGGTGCCGATGGCGGTGGCCAGCGATCATAACCCCGGCACCTCCCCCATCTGCTCACTGCTTACCTGCGCCACTATGGCCTGCCTCGAATTTGGTTTAACCTGTGAAGAAGCGTTACTTGGCATCACCAGCCATGCGGCGCAGGCACTTCAACTGTCAAATAAAGGCCGCTTGCGCGCCGGGATGGATGCCGATGTGTGTTTGTGGGATATTCGGGAGCCGGCTGATCTTATTTATGAAATCAATGGTTTCAGACCCACGTGTCGTTGGGTAGGAGGACAGTATGTCGATGGCTAGTTTGTGGCAGGGTCGCAGTGATGCCGATGAGGGTCACCGGGCTTTGCGCTGGCATCAGGTGGTTAACCAGCCTGAGCAACTGACTCATTTGCATCCGACCCCGCAAATGTTACCGGCACTGGCGCTATTGGGCTACCCCTGTGACCTGGGCGTGGCGCTCAACCACGGCCGGGTGGGCGCGGCTGCAGGTCCCAATGCGCTGCGCAAAATGCTGGCAAACCTGCCGTGGGATATTAATGGACAGTTGGTGGATGCCGGCGATACGCATTTGCAAGCAACCCTGGCGCAGACCCAGCACTATTACCGGCAGCGCCTGGCCACGCTGTTATCCAGCCATGCTGCTGTGCTGGCTTTAGGTGGCGGCCATGATATTGCGTTAGGCAGTTATTTAGCCTTAGCCGATTCCCTGCCCTCAGACTCGGTAATTGGAATAATCAATATTGATGCGCATCTTGACTTAAGATCGCCGGCCAAAGGCGGCTCGTCGGGAACGCCGTTTCGGCAAATTGCGCAATGGTGTGAGGCCCAGGACCGTGATTTTCATTATGCCTGTTTAGGCGCCTCCCAAGCCGCCAATACGCCCGCATTATACGATTATGCGAAGCAAAATAATGTTCACATTCTGCCAGATATCGATTTTACCTTAGCCAATGCCCAAGCGCTGCTAAGCCCTTTTTTACAATACATTGACACCCTGTATGTCACGGTTTGTATGGACGCCTTTGCGGCCAGCGCCGCCCCCGGGGTCAGTGCGCCGGCAGCGCTCGGGATCGACCCGTTACCGGTAATTAAACTGATCAACTGGCTTGGGCATGCTGCCGAGCAGGCCTCAGTAACCTGGAAACTGGCCGATATTGCCGAGCTCAACCCAATTTATGATGAGCAGTTAAAAACCGCCCGGCTGGCGAGTCGTATCGGCTTTGAACTGGCCAGTGCTCTGTTTATTAATCCTTGCGTAAAACGTTAATATATTGTTGCTTTAATGTGCTGATTTTGATTAAGTTGTAAGCGCTATCATTCGGGCAGTAGGTAGACGGAACTATTAAATCGCTTTGCAAAAGCGCCAACACTCATTTGTAGCAGCGGATTGCGGGGTACTACACCAATCAATGTAAGCGCTACCATATAAAGGAATACACATGTACAAAATTAATCAGCTACTGGGTGCCAGCCTGCTGCTGGCGGGCACCCATACTATGGCCGCGCCTATCGTCAACGGTGATTTTTCCCAATGTGATTTTGGTGGCTGGACTACCGAAACGGTAGGCGGCGGCACCATCGACGAGCAGTTTTCTATTG harbors:
- a CDS encoding UTRA domain-containing protein; translated protein: MQPRFVEIKQALLHQIETGQLRPGDKIASENQLAGVHQVSRMTARRALTELVDEGILARAQGAGTFVSDQRPMSSLLTITGIKEEIEARHQHYRLQVLAHEARPATSAIAGFLGLSTPQSLYYCQLVHWQNHQPVQLETRWVNPDLAPDFLQQQLQSHSVNAYLSRVAPLTEADHSVEAHLADAPTAQLLDIEPGEACLTIHRRTFCRQGIVSIATLTHPGARYRLGSHLNFSDAQEAL
- the hutI gene encoding imidazolonepropionase translates to MAVTLIDNVNVMSMDPCQTDNGIERQTQLWIQDDKILAVGSPPAPPPVPDHHIDGTNRWALPGFIDCHTHLVYGGSRADEFRQRLSGTSYQDIARAGGGIQKTVRDTRNAGAEELLQHSLRRGRRLIEEGVTTLEIKSGYGLDQQTELTMLEVAARLGSQLPVNVSRTYLGAHTLPPEFEDDADGYIDFVCHTMIPTIAAGKHATAVDVFCETVGFTRAQAERVFAAAQQAGLAIKLHAEQLSDSKGAVLAAQYQACSVDHIEYLAADDIPMLAKAGCVAVLLPGAFYYLRESKKPPVAALRQHQVPMAVASDHNPGTSPICSLLTCATMACLEFGLTCEEALLGITSHAAQALQLSNKGRLRAGMDADVCLWDIREPADLIYEINGFRPTCRWVGGQYVDG
- the hutU gene encoding urocanate hydratase, which codes for MSRYQPERSIKAATGTTLTAKSWQCEAILRMLMNNLDPQVAEHPDELVVYGGIGRAARDWESFDKIVEVLQRLEDTETLLIQSGKPVGVFPTHANAPRVLIANSNLVPRWATWEHFNELDRKGLMMYGQMTAGSWIYIGSQGIVQGTYETFVSVARTHFNGNSRGRWILTGGLGGMGGAQPLAATMAGFSMIAVEVDESRIDFRLASGYLDQKAHNWEQAQEMLNAALRNNQPVSIGLLGNAAEVYQQILENRVTPDVVTDQTSAHDPLNGYVPKGWSLEKTKALRKTEPDAVVKAARESMADQVRAMLKMQSNGSATLDYGNNIRQMAMETGVDNAFDFPGFVPAYIRPLFCQGIGPFRWVALSGDPQDIYHTDAKVKQLIPDDTHLHQWLDMARERIQFQGLPARICWVGLGLRQKLGLAFNQMVRDKILSAPIVIGRDHLDSGSVASPNRETEAMLDGSDAVSDWPLLNAMLNTAGGATWVSLHHGGGVGMGFSQHAGMVIVCDGSHEADERIARVLHNDPASGVMRHADAGYDLARQCAQQHGLDLPMQEQK
- the hutG gene encoding formimidoylglutamase, producing the protein MSMASLWQGRSDADEGHRALRWHQVVNQPEQLTHLHPTPQMLPALALLGYPCDLGVALNHGRVGAAAGPNALRKMLANLPWDINGQLVDAGDTHLQATLAQTQHYYRQRLATLLSSHAAVLALGGGHDIALGSYLALADSLPSDSVIGIINIDAHLDLRSPAKGGSSGTPFRQIAQWCEAQDRDFHYACLGASQAANTPALYDYAKQNNVHILPDIDFTLANAQALLSPFLQYIDTLYVTVCMDAFAASAAPGVSAPAALGIDPLPVIKLINWLGHAAEQASVTWKLADIAELNPIYDEQLKTARLASRIGFELASALFINPCVKR
- the hutH gene encoding histidine ammonia-lyase produces the protein MTAPFILYPGQLTLDDCRQCLRQHRPIKLAREAHQAIEASCALVQKVVEEGRTVYGINTGFGLLANTRIEKQELALLQKSIVLSHAAGIGELMSESCVRLLMLLKINSLARGYSGIRLDVIEALITLYNTQIWPAIPVKGSVGASGDLAPLAHMSVVLLGEGEVLINQQRKPAQEGLQAAGLVPMTLAPKEGLALLNGTQASTALALQGLFFTESAYLSALGIGALSVDAALGSRVPFDGRIHEVRGHQAQSDTALLFRELLQDSAIGDSHQDCQKVQDPYSLRCQPQVMGAVLQQLRFAAQTLQTEANGVSDNPLVFADDEVILSGGNFHAETVAMTADNLAIALSEIGALSERRMALLIDSGLSGLPAFLVDNGGVNSGFMIAQVTAAALASENKTLAHPASIDSLPTSANQEDHVSMATFAGRRLADIFSNVAGILAIEWLAAAQGIDFRAPLKTSAPLQQVHGLLRDNVRFYDKDRYFAPDIETSAALISQQRLADLVRELTTTSVLD